In the genome of Populus trichocarpa isolate Nisqually-1 chromosome 6, P.trichocarpa_v4.1, whole genome shotgun sequence, one region contains:
- the LOC7484697 gene encoding receptor protein kinase TMK1 codes for MRKHHKKLVLALFSLFTVVFSATDPNDFAIIKAFREGLENPELLEWPADGDDDPCGQSWKHVFCSGSRVTQIQVQNMSLKGTLPQNLNQLTKLQRLGLQRNQFTGALPSLSGLSELQSVYLDFNQFDSIPSDCFDRLVSLQSLALDKNNFNASTGWSFPEGLQDSAQLTNLSCMFCNLAGPLPYFLGALSSLQNLRLSGNNLSGEIPASFKRSTSLQNLWLNDQNGGGLSGTLDVVTTMDSVNVLWLHGNQFTGTIPESIGNLTVLQDLNLNGNKLVGFVPDSLAKMPLEHLDLNNNQLMGPIPNFKATEVSYASNAFCQSTPGVPCAPEVMALLEFLGSLNYPSRLVSSWTGNDPCSWLGLACHNGNVNSIALPSSNLSGTLSPSVARLGSLIQIKLGSNNLSGQVPENWTSLTSLKTLDLSTNNISPPLPKFADTVNVVTVGNPLLTGGSPSNPNPSPGSGSSGSPPSNPSSPTKGTGSSPGDSSEPVKPKRSTLVAIIAPVASVVVVALLAIPLSIYCYKKRKDTFQAPSSLVIHPRDPSDSDNTVKIVVASNTNGSASTITGSGSASRNSSGVGESHVIEAGNLVISVQVLRNVTKNFASENELGRGGFGVVYKGELDDGTKIAVKRMESGVISSKAIDEFQAEIAVLSKVRHRHLVSLLGYSVEGYERILVYEYMPQGALSKHLFHWKSSKLEPLSWKRRLNIALDVARGMEYLHNLAHRSFIHRDLKSSNILLGDDFRAKVSDFGLVKLAPDGEKSMVTRLAGTFGYLAPEYAVTGKITTKVDVFSFGIVLMELLTGLMALDEDRPEESQYLAAWFWRIKSDKQKLRAAIDPALDVKDETFESISIIAELAGHCTAREPNQRPDMGHAVNVLAPLVEKWKPMDDDTEDYCGIDYSLPLNQMVKGWQEAEGKDLSYVDLEDSKSSIPARPTGFAESFTSADGR; via the exons ATGAGAAAACACCACAAAAAGCTTGTTTTGGcactcttctctctttttacaGTGGTTTTTAGTGCCACTGACCCCAATGACTTTGCAATTATCAAAGCATTCAGAGAAGGGTTAGAGAACCCTGAACTTTTAGAGTGGCCTGCTGATGGTGATGATGACCCATGTGGTCAATCTTGGAAACATGTTTTCTGTTCTGGTTCTAGGGTCACACAAATCCAGGTTCAGAATATGAGCTTGAAAGGTACTTTGCCTCAAAACCTCAACCAGCTTACAAAACTCCAAAGGTTAGGCCTTCAAAGGAACCAATTCACTGGAGCTTTACCATCCTTAAGTGGGCTATCGGAGCTACAGTCTGTTTATTTGGATTTCAATCAGTTTGATTCAATTCCTTCTGATTGTTTTGATCGTTTGGTGAGCTTGCAATCCCTGGcattggataaaaataatttcaatgcgAGTACAGGGTGGTCATTCCCTGAGGGTTTGCAAGATTCTGCACAATTGACCAATCTTTCTTGTATGTTTTGTAATTTGGCCGGTCCCTTGCCTTATTTTCTAGGGGCCTTGTCATCTCTACAGAACTTGAGACTTTCGGGCAATAATTTATCTGGTGAGATTCCCGCGAGCTTCAAACGAAGCACGTCTTTACAGAATCTGTGGTTAAATGATCAGAATGGAGGTGGGTTGAGTGGCACTCTTGACGTGGTGACAACAATGGATTCAGTTAATGTTCTTTGGCTTCATGGGAACCAGTTCACAGGTACAATTCCAGAGAGCATTGGTAATTTGACTGTTTTGCAGGATCTCAATCTTAATGGTAACAAACTTGTTGGATTCGTTCCGGATAGCCTGGCAAAAATGCCATTAGAGCATTTGGATTTGAACAATAATCAGTTAATGGGTCCAATTCCAAATTTTAAAGCAACTGAAGTGTCGTATGCTTCAAATGCATTTTGTCAATCCACTCCAGGTGTCCCTTGTGCACCAGAAGTTATGGCGCTTCTAGAGTTTCTCGGTTCGCTGAATTACCCCTCAAGATTAGTTTCTTCATGGACCGGTAATGACCCGTGTTCATGGCTGGGATTGGCTTGTCACAATGGTAATGTTAATTCCATTGCTTTGCCTAGCAGTAATCTTAGTGGTACCTTGAGTCCTTCAGTTGCAAGGCTAGGTTCTCTTATTCAAATCAAACTCGGGAGTAACAATCTAAGCGGTCAAGTTCCAGAAAACTGGACTAGCTTGACATCTTTGAAAACATTAGATCTCAGTACCAACAACATTTCCCCCCCATTACCAAAATTTGCTGACACTGTGAATGTTGTCACTGTGGGCAATCCTCTACTTACTGGTGGTAGTCCGTCCAATCCAAACCCCTCTCCTGGATCCGGAAGTTCAGGTTCTCCACCCAGCAACCCCTCATCACCAACCAAAGGCACAGGTTCTAGTCCCGGGGATTCTTCAGAACCAGTGAAACCCAAGCGGTCCACTTTAGTTGCAATTATAGCCCCGGTTGCTAGTGTTGTAGTTGTTGCTCTTCTGGCCATTCCTCTGTCTATCTATTGTTACAAGAAGAGGAAAGATACCTTCCAGGCTCCAAGTTCCCTTGTCATTCATCCAAGAGATCCATCTGATTCAGACAACACAGTTAAGATTGTGGTTGCCAGTAACACCAACGGAAGCGCATCTACAATAACAGGGAGTGGTTCTGCAAGCAGGAATAGCAGTGGCGTTGGCGAGTCTCATGTCATTGAAGCAGGAAATTTGGTCATATCAGTTCAAGTTCTTCGAAATGTGACTAAGAATTTTGCCTCGGAGAATGAGCTTGGCCGTGGTGGCTTTGGGGTGGTTTATAAAGGAGAACTTGATGATGGAACAAAAATAGCTGTTAAAAGAATGGAGTCTGGCGTGATCAGCAGCAAAGCTATAGATGAATTCCAAGCTGAGATTGCAGTTCTTTCAAAGGTACGGCACCGTCATTTGGTTTCACTTTTGGGCTACTCTGTTGAAGGCTATGAAAGAATCCTTGTTTATGAGTACATGCCTCAAGGAGCTTTAAGCAAGCATCTTTTCCACTGGAAGAGCTCGAAGTTGGAGCCTCTTTCTTGGAAGAGGAGGCTAAATATTGCATTGGATGTTGCTAGAGGAATGGAATATCTTCATAATTTGGCTCACCGGAGCTTCATACACAGAGATCTTAAATCTTCAAACATCTTACTTGGTGATGATTTCAGAGCAAAAGTTTCCGATTTTGGATTGGTGAAACTTGCTCCTGATGGAGAGAAATCTATGGTGACCAGGCTTGCTGGGACCTTTGGATACTTGGCACCTGAGTATGCTG TGACGGGAAAAATCACAACCAAGGTCGATGTCTTTAGTTTCGGGATTGTGCTAATGGAGTTATTGACTGGATTGATGGCACTCGACGAGGACAGACCAGAGGAAAGCCAGTACCTGGCTGCATGGTTTTGGCGTATCAAATCAGATAAGCAGAAACTTAGGGCTGCTATTGACCCTGCCCTTGATGTGAAAGACGAAACATTTGAGAGTATCTCCATCATTGCTGAACTGGCTGGGCACTGCACGGCAAGGGAGCCCAACCAAAGACCAGATATGGGCCACGCTGTGAATGTGCTGGCCCCACTTGTTGAGAAATGGAAACCTATGGACGATGATACTGAAGATTATTGTGGTATCGATTACAGCCTCCCTCTTAACCAGATGGTGAAGGGCTGGCAGGAAGCGGAAGGAAAGGACTTGAGTTATGTGGACTTAGAAGACAGCAAGAGTAGTATTCCAGCAAGGCCAACTGGCTTTGCGGAGTCTTTCACTTCTGCTGATGGGCGGTAG